One Sanguibacter keddieii DSM 10542 genomic window carries:
- a CDS encoding substrate-binding domain-containing protein, protein MSARLFSQTPQARIGSPERGTDRRRVPALVAGLAVAGLALSACTSNTPAPSDSSAAAAPAAASDNDASGDTVVIGFSAPAADHGWMGAITEAAKAEAENYPDVELRVAEGTNDVSLQISQIETFINDGVDAIVLLPFDGAALTEIATEAMEAGIVVINVDREFSSPFAARATVLGDNYGMGVSAGTYICEQLGDNPDAVVAEIAGIDSLPLTQDRSQGFADALEGCGLDVDNRVAADFTIQGGESATANLLQAAPQIDAIWNHDDDQGVGVLAAIESAGRDEFFMVGGAGSANVMRSIEAGDTVLQATVVYPSTQAADGIKMARLAVQEKSVSDLASLGVPRQVQLYAPVVTADNVDQFLPSAFES, encoded by the coding sequence ATGTCCGCTCGACTGTTCAGCCAGACCCCGCAGGCCCGCATCGGATCCCCGGAGCGCGGCACCGACCGACGACGCGTCCCCGCCCTCGTGGCAGGCCTCGCCGTCGCAGGCCTCGCACTCTCGGCCTGCACCTCCAACACCCCCGCACCCTCCGACTCGTCGGCCGCCGCGGCACCGGCAGCGGCCTCCGACAACGACGCCTCCGGTGACACCGTCGTCATCGGCTTCTCGGCCCCGGCCGCCGACCACGGGTGGATGGGCGCGATCACCGAGGCCGCCAAGGCCGAGGCCGAGAACTACCCCGACGTCGAGCTCCGCGTCGCGGAGGGCACCAACGACGTCAGCCTCCAGATCAGCCAGATCGAGACCTTCATCAACGACGGCGTCGACGCCATCGTCCTGCTGCCCTTCGACGGGGCGGCCCTCACCGAGATCGCGACCGAGGCGATGGAGGCCGGGATCGTGGTGATCAACGTCGACCGGGAGTTCTCGAGCCCCTTCGCGGCCCGGGCCACGGTGCTCGGCGACAACTACGGCATGGGCGTCAGTGCCGGTACCTACATCTGCGAGCAGCTGGGCGACAACCCCGACGCGGTGGTCGCCGAGATCGCCGGCATCGACTCGCTGCCCCTCACCCAGGACCGCAGCCAGGGCTTCGCCGACGCCCTCGAGGGCTGCGGGCTCGACGTCGACAACCGCGTCGCCGCCGACTTCACCATCCAGGGCGGCGAGTCCGCGACCGCCAACCTGCTCCAGGCCGCACCGCAGATCGACGCGATCTGGAACCACGACGACGACCAGGGCGTCGGCGTGCTCGCCGCCATCGAGAGCGCGGGCCGCGACGAGTTCTTCATGGTCGGCGGTGCCGGCTCGGCCAACGTCATGCGGTCCATCGAGGCCGGCGACACCGTCCTCCAGGCGACCGTCGTCTACCCGTCGACGCAGGCGGCCGACGGCATCAAGATGGCCCGGCTCGCCGTCCAGGAGAAGTCCGTGAGCGACCTCGCCTCCCTCGGCGTCCCGCGCCAGGTCCAGCTCTACGCACCGGTCGTCACCGCTGACAACGTCGACCAGTTCCTGCCCTCCGCCTTCGAGTCCTGA
- a CDS encoding Gfo/Idh/MocA family protein, with product MSDDGRPRLGVGMVGHAFMGAAHSQAWRTAPRFFDLPLRTEMTAVAGRTTESARAAADRLGWLGSEASWKDLVARDDVDLVDICTPGDTHAEIAIAALEAGKHVLCEKPLANSVAEAQQMADAADAAVLRGVVAMVGFTYRRVPAVRLARQLVEEGRIGTVRHVRAQYLQDWLTDEESPLTWRLDKERAGSGALGDIGAHVVDLAQFVTGEQVTGVSGMLETFVAERPVASSSSGASPAGLGGVAGQGRGPVTVDDATAFLARMSGGGIAVFEATRFATGRKNAIRLEVDGSLGSLSFDFEDMNVLHLYDAQEPASTAGFRRIVVTEPEHPYVAHWWPAGHGLGYEHAFTHQVVDLVEALATGTQPAPTFRDGLVVQKVLAAVEESAADRSSWRDV from the coding sequence ATGTCCGACGACGGACGACCCCGGCTGGGGGTCGGGATGGTGGGGCACGCCTTCATGGGCGCGGCGCACTCGCAGGCGTGGCGGACCGCACCGCGGTTCTTCGACCTGCCGCTGCGCACCGAGATGACCGCGGTCGCCGGGCGCACCACGGAGAGCGCGAGAGCCGCGGCGGACCGGCTCGGCTGGCTCGGCTCCGAGGCCAGCTGGAAGGACCTCGTGGCGCGCGACGACGTCGACCTCGTCGACATCTGCACGCCGGGCGACACCCACGCCGAGATCGCGATCGCCGCGCTCGAGGCCGGGAAGCACGTGCTGTGCGAGAAGCCGCTCGCGAACTCGGTCGCGGAGGCCCAGCAGATGGCCGACGCGGCCGACGCCGCGGTGCTGCGCGGTGTGGTGGCGATGGTGGGCTTCACCTACCGTCGGGTGCCCGCCGTCCGTCTCGCCCGGCAGCTCGTCGAGGAGGGGCGCATCGGTACGGTGCGGCACGTCCGGGCGCAGTACCTCCAGGACTGGCTGACCGACGAGGAGTCGCCGCTGACCTGGCGCCTCGACAAGGAGCGTGCCGGCTCCGGTGCCCTTGGCGACATCGGGGCGCACGTGGTCGACCTGGCCCAGTTCGTCACGGGGGAGCAGGTGACCGGGGTCTCGGGCATGCTCGAGACCTTCGTCGCCGAGCGCCCTGTCGCGTCGTCGTCCTCGGGGGCGTCGCCCGCAGGGCTGGGCGGCGTCGCCGGGCAGGGGCGCGGGCCCGTCACGGTCGACGACGCGACAGCCTTCCTCGCCCGCATGAGCGGGGGAGGGATCGCGGTCTTCGAGGCGACGCGGTTCGCCACCGGTCGCAAGAACGCCATCCGCCTCGAGGTCGACGGGTCCCTGGGCTCGCTGTCCTTCGACTTCGAGGACATGAACGTCCTCCACCTGTACGACGCCCAGGAACCCGCGAGCACGGCAGGCTTCCGCAGGATCGTGGTGACCGAGCCCGAGCACCCGTACGTCGCCCACTGGTGGCCGGCCGGTCACGGCCTCGGGTACGAGCACGCCTTCACGCACCAGGTGGTCGACCTCGTCGAGGCCCTCGCCACCGGGACCCAGCCGGCCCCGACCTTCCGCGACGGTCTCGTCGTGCAGAAGGTGCTCGCAGCCGTCGAGGAGTCGGCCGCCGACCGCAGCAGCTGGAGGGACGTGTGA
- a CDS encoding sugar phosphate isomerase/epimerase family protein, with amino-acid sequence MVRPITLFTGQWADLPFEEVAALAAGWGYDGLEIACWGDHLDPWRWDDDEYVQGRLDILARHGLQVHAISNHLKGQAVCDDPIDQRHRDILPDVVWGDGDPEGVRQRAAEEMKHTARLAARLGVKTVVGFTGSSIWKYVAMFPPVSQEAVDAGYQDFADRWNPILDVFDDVGVRFAHEVHPSEIAYDYWTTVRTLEAIGHREAFGLNWDPSHMVWQDIDPVSFLWDFKDRIYHVDCKDTKKRMSNGRNGRMGSHLAWADGRRGWDFISTGHGDVPWEDAFRMLNTIGYAGPISIEWEDAGMDRLVGAPEALEFVRRLALDAPEAAFDAAFSAR; translated from the coding sequence ATGGTCCGTCCGATCACCCTCTTCACCGGCCAGTGGGCCGACCTGCCCTTCGAGGAGGTCGCGGCGCTCGCGGCCGGGTGGGGATACGACGGTCTCGAGATCGCGTGCTGGGGAGACCATCTCGACCCGTGGCGGTGGGACGACGACGAGTACGTGCAGGGACGCCTCGACATCTTGGCGCGGCACGGCCTCCAGGTGCACGCGATCTCCAACCACCTCAAGGGGCAGGCGGTCTGCGACGACCCCATCGACCAGCGGCACCGCGACATCCTGCCCGACGTGGTCTGGGGAGACGGAGACCCGGAGGGGGTGCGCCAGCGTGCCGCCGAGGAGATGAAGCACACCGCGCGCCTGGCAGCCCGGCTCGGGGTGAAGACCGTGGTGGGGTTCACGGGCTCGTCGATCTGGAAGTACGTGGCGATGTTCCCGCCGGTGAGCCAGGAGGCCGTCGACGCCGGGTACCAGGACTTCGCGGACCGCTGGAACCCGATCCTCGACGTCTTCGACGACGTGGGGGTGCGTTTCGCGCACGAGGTGCACCCGAGCGAGATCGCCTACGACTACTGGACGACCGTCCGCACCCTGGAGGCCATCGGTCACCGCGAGGCCTTCGGGCTCAACTGGGACCCGAGCCACATGGTGTGGCAGGACATCGACCCCGTGAGCTTCCTCTGGGACTTCAAGGACCGGATCTACCACGTGGACTGCAAGGACACGAAGAAGCGCATGAGCAACGGCCGCAACGGCCGGATGGGCTCGCACCTGGCGTGGGCCGACGGCCGCCGCGGGTGGGACTTCATCTCGACCGGGCACGGCGACGTCCCGTGGGAGGACGCCTTCCGGATGCTCAACACCATCGGGTACGCAGGGCCGATCTCCATCGAGTGGGAGGACGCCGGCATGGACCGGCTGGTCGGCGCGCCCGAGGCGCTCGAGTTCGTGCGCAGGCTCGCGCTCGACGCACCCGAGGCTGCGTTCGACGCGGCGTTCAGCGCGCGCTGA
- the gatC gene encoding Asp-tRNA(Asn)/Glu-tRNA(Gln) amidotransferase subunit GatC yields the protein MSTLSRDEVARVAALARIDLSPEELDRLAGELVVIVDAIAEVSAVATPDVPATSHPLPLSNVFRDDVPVAPLDVDEIMASAPASEDGRFLVPQILGEDS from the coding sequence ATGTCCACACTCTCCCGTGACGAGGTCGCGCGCGTCGCAGCGCTCGCGCGCATCGACCTCAGCCCCGAAGAACTCGACCGCCTCGCAGGCGAGCTCGTCGTGATCGTCGACGCGATCGCCGAGGTCAGCGCCGTCGCGACGCCCGACGTACCCGCGACCAGCCACCCGCTGCCGCTCTCCAACGTCTTCCGTGACGACGTCCCCGTCGCACCGCTCGACGTCGACGAGATCATGGCCAGCGCACCCGCGAGCGAAGACGGACGGTTCCTCGTCCCTCAGATCCTGGGGGAGGACTCATGA
- the gatA gene encoding Asp-tRNA(Asn)/Glu-tRNA(Gln) amidotransferase subunit GatA — MSDLTRKSAAELAAHLVAGDVSSVEVTQAHLDRISAVDTDVHAFLHVSADEALATARDIDARRAAGEDLHPLAGVPIAVKDVVVTKGLPTTAGSKILEGWIPPYDATLVEKIKAAGLPILGKTNMDEFAMGSSTEHSAYGNTRNPWDLDRIPGGSGGGSAAAVAAFEAPLAIGTDTGGSIRQPGAVTGTVGVKPTYGGVSRYGLIAMASSLDQAGPVTRTVLDSALLHELIGGHDPRDSTSLDEPVPTLVDAARQGALGDLTGVRVGVVKELSGEGYQAGVSARFEESLELLKAAGAEVVEVSCPHFVNALAAYYLIMPAEASSNLAKFDGMRFGLRVEPTEGPVTAERVMSATRGAGFGDEVKRRVILGTYALSAGYYDAYYGSAQKVRTLIQRDFAAAFEKADVLVSPTSPTTAFKFGEKLDDPLAMYLNDVATIPANLAGVPGISLPNGLSDDGLPVGFQILAPARADERLYRVGAALEAALENAWGGPLLDQAPELETR, encoded by the coding sequence ATGAGCGACCTGACCCGCAAGAGCGCCGCGGAGCTCGCGGCCCACCTCGTGGCCGGCGACGTCTCGAGCGTCGAGGTCACGCAGGCCCACCTCGACCGCATCAGCGCCGTCGACACCGACGTCCACGCCTTCCTCCACGTGAGCGCCGACGAGGCGCTCGCCACGGCCCGCGACATCGACGCCCGCCGCGCTGCCGGCGAGGACCTGCACCCGCTCGCCGGGGTGCCGATCGCCGTCAAGGACGTCGTCGTCACCAAGGGGCTCCCGACCACGGCCGGCTCCAAGATCCTCGAGGGCTGGATCCCGCCCTACGACGCCACGCTCGTCGAGAAGATCAAGGCCGCCGGCCTGCCCATCCTCGGCAAGACCAACATGGACGAGTTCGCCATGGGGTCCAGCACCGAGCACTCTGCCTACGGCAACACCCGCAACCCCTGGGACCTCGACCGGATCCCCGGTGGCTCGGGCGGTGGCTCGGCCGCGGCGGTGGCCGCCTTCGAGGCGCCTCTCGCGATCGGGACCGACACCGGAGGCTCCATCCGCCAGCCCGGCGCCGTCACCGGCACGGTCGGCGTGAAGCCCACCTACGGTGGCGTCTCCCGCTACGGCCTCATCGCGATGGCCTCGTCCCTCGACCAGGCCGGCCCCGTCACGCGGACCGTCCTCGACTCCGCGCTCCTGCACGAGCTCATCGGCGGTCACGACCCGCGCGACTCGACCTCGTTGGACGAGCCCGTCCCGACGCTCGTCGACGCTGCCCGTCAGGGTGCGCTCGGCGACCTCACGGGCGTCCGCGTCGGTGTGGTCAAGGAGCTCAGCGGCGAGGGCTACCAGGCCGGTGTCTCCGCACGCTTCGAGGAGTCCCTCGAGCTGCTCAAGGCTGCTGGCGCCGAGGTCGTCGAGGTCTCCTGCCCGCACTTCGTCAACGCCCTCGCGGCCTACTACCTCATCATGCCCGCCGAGGCGTCGAGCAACCTCGCGAAGTTCGACGGCATGCGCTTCGGCCTGCGCGTCGAGCCCACCGAGGGCCCGGTCACCGCGGAGCGCGTCATGTCCGCGACCCGCGGCGCCGGTTTCGGCGACGAGGTGAAGCGCCGCGTGATCCTCGGGACCTACGCGCTGTCCGCCGGCTACTACGACGCCTACTACGGCTCGGCCCAGAAGGTGCGCACGCTCATCCAGCGCGACTTCGCGGCCGCCTTCGAGAAGGCCGACGTGCTCGTCTCCCCGACGTCGCCCACCACGGCGTTCAAGTTCGGCGAGAAGCTCGACGACCCCCTCGCGATGTACCTCAACGACGTCGCGACCATCCCGGCCAACCTCGCGGGCGTCCCGGGCATCTCCCTCCCGAACGGTCTCTCGGACGACGGCCTCCCCGTCGGCTTCCAGATCCTCGCCCCCGCCCGTGCTGACGAGCGCCTGTACCGCGTCGGTGCGGCCCTCGAGGCCGCCCTCGAGAACGCCTGGGGCGGACCGCTCCTCGACCAGGCACCTGAACTGGAGACCCGCTGA
- the gatB gene encoding Asp-tRNA(Asn)/Glu-tRNA(Gln) amidotransferase subunit GatB, giving the protein MSHSAHVDLVDYDEAVARFDPVIGIEVHVELGTKTKMFCAAEVEFGGAPNTQTTPVSLGLPGALPVVNGKAVESAIKIGLALNCSIAESCRFARKNYFYPDVPKNFQTSQYDEPIAFDGYLDVELDDGSIFRVEIERAHMEEDAGKNTHVGGSTGRIHGADHSLVDYNRAGIPLVEIVTRPITGAGTRAPEVARAYVQTLRDIFRALDVSEARMERGNVRADVNLSLRATPESPLGTRTETKNVNSFRSIERAVRYEVSRQAAVLDAGKTVTQETRHWHEDTSTTTAGRVKSDAEDYRYFPEPDLVPVEPSRAWVEEIRATLPEMPADRRRRLQGDWGFSDPEMRDVVNAGAVELIETTIAAGASPAAARKWWMGELARAAKTTEVELADLPVTPEQIGQLQSLVDSGRINDKMARQVLEGVLAGEGSPEEVVVARGLEIVSDDGPLLEAIDTVLAAQPDIVEKIRSGNLGPIGAVIGAVMKATRGQADAARVRELVVERIG; this is encoded by the coding sequence ATGAGCCACTCTGCCCACGTCGACCTGGTCGACTACGACGAGGCCGTCGCACGCTTCGACCCCGTCATCGGCATCGAGGTCCACGTCGAGCTCGGCACCAAGACCAAGATGTTCTGCGCGGCCGAGGTCGAGTTCGGTGGTGCGCCGAACACGCAGACCACCCCTGTCTCGCTCGGCCTGCCGGGTGCGCTGCCCGTGGTCAACGGCAAGGCCGTCGAGTCGGCCATCAAGATCGGCCTCGCGCTCAACTGCTCGATCGCCGAGTCCTGCCGCTTCGCGCGGAAGAACTACTTCTACCCGGACGTCCCCAAGAACTTCCAGACGTCCCAGTACGACGAGCCCATCGCCTTCGACGGGTACCTCGACGTGGAGCTCGACGACGGCTCGATCTTCCGGGTCGAGATCGAGCGCGCCCACATGGAGGAGGACGCCGGCAAGAACACCCACGTCGGCGGCAGCACCGGGCGCATCCACGGGGCGGACCACTCGCTGGTCGACTACAACCGTGCCGGGATCCCCCTCGTCGAGATCGTCACCCGTCCGATCACCGGCGCCGGCACCCGCGCCCCCGAGGTCGCGCGGGCCTACGTCCAGACGTTGCGCGACATCTTCCGGGCGCTCGACGTCTCCGAGGCCCGCATGGAGCGCGGCAACGTCCGCGCCGACGTGAACCTCTCCCTGCGCGCGACCCCCGAGTCGCCGCTCGGCACCCGCACCGAGACCAAGAACGTCAACTCGTTCCGGTCCATCGAGCGCGCGGTGCGCTACGAGGTCTCCCGCCAGGCTGCGGTGCTCGACGCCGGGAAGACCGTCACGCAGGAGACGCGGCACTGGCACGAGGACACCTCGACCACGACGGCCGGACGTGTGAAGTCCGACGCCGAGGACTACCGGTACTTCCCCGAGCCCGACCTGGTCCCGGTCGAGCCGAGCCGCGCCTGGGTCGAGGAGATCCGCGCGACCCTCCCGGAGATGCCGGCCGACCGCCGTCGTCGTCTGCAGGGGGACTGGGGCTTCTCCGACCCGGAGATGCGCGACGTCGTGAACGCCGGCGCGGTCGAGCTCATCGAGACGACCATCGCGGCAGGCGCCAGCCCCGCGGCAGCCCGCAAGTGGTGGATGGGCGAGCTCGCCCGTGCCGCCAAGACCACCGAGGTCGAGCTCGCCGACCTCCCGGTCACCCCGGAGCAGATCGGTCAGCTGCAGTCGCTCGTCGACTCGGGGCGCATCAACGACAAGATGGCCCGCCAGGTCCTCGAGGGCGTGCTCGCCGGCGAGGGGTCGCCGGAGGAGGTCGTCGTGGCCCGCGGTCTCGAGATCGTCTCCGACGACGGCCCCCTGCTCGAGGCCATCGACACCGTCCTGGCCGCGCAGCCGGACATCGTCGAGAAGATCCGCTCGGGGAACCTCGGGCCGATCGGCGCCGTCATCGGTGCGGTCATGAAGGCCACCCGCGGGCAGGCCGACGCGGCCCGCGTCCGCGAGCTGGTCGTCGAGCGCATCGGCTGA
- a CDS encoding GNAT family N-acetyltransferase, translated as MTRGPVLTGEIARLRPVEATDAERMWESLQDPEAMRLTGTTADFDRAQVEEWARTVSDRPGRYDWAVTPALERDGQLVSDEMIGEIVLNEIDEDTRCANLRLAQLPDYRGRGYGRDAIDQVLRYAFDGDGQGDDGPRLHRVQLDVLAINPRARALYESLGFVLEGRQRDAALDGDSYCDVFLMAVLEDDYRSRDTEQR; from the coding sequence ATGACACGCGGACCGGTGCTCACCGGCGAGATCGCCCGGCTCAGGCCTGTCGAGGCGACCGATGCCGAACGGATGTGGGAGTCGCTCCAGGACCCGGAGGCCATGCGCCTCACCGGGACCACGGCAGACTTCGACCGCGCTCAGGTCGAGGAGTGGGCGCGCACCGTGAGCGACCGCCCCGGCCGCTACGACTGGGCGGTCACACCGGCGCTCGAGCGGGACGGGCAGCTGGTGAGCGACGAGATGATCGGCGAGATCGTCCTCAACGAGATCGACGAGGACACCCGCTGCGCGAACCTCAGGCTCGCCCAGCTGCCCGACTACCGCGGTCGTGGCTACGGCCGTGACGCCATCGACCAGGTCCTGCGCTACGCCTTCGACGGCGACGGCCAGGGCGACGACGGCCCGCGCCTGCACCGCGTCCAGCTCGACGTCCTGGCGATCAACCCGCGCGCCCGCGCGCTCTACGAGTCTCTCGGCTTCGTCCTGGAGGGCCGCCAGCGGGACGCCGCGCTCGACGGCGACTCCTACTGCGACGTCTTCCTCATGGCCGTCCTCGAGGACGACTACAGGTCCCGCGACACCGAGCAGCGCTGA
- a CDS encoding GyrI-like domain-containing protein, translating to MSITLDRTVVPAMTVVALRGTVPTYADEVQLWERMMPLLEAQAITPSGPGGVIEHDDEYTPHDVELSIFVPVAPGTLAVPPLEVLELPSRDCLVARVLGSYDQITEAHRRIDERVAAEHLTFATGEAVERKAFNLYLRTPDQVGEQDLVTEVCEPLA from the coding sequence ATGTCGATCACCCTGGACCGGACCGTCGTCCCCGCCATGACCGTCGTCGCGCTGCGCGGCACCGTCCCGACCTACGCCGACGAGGTGCAGCTCTGGGAGCGGATGATGCCTCTCCTCGAGGCCCAGGCGATCACCCCGTCCGGTCCGGGCGGTGTCATCGAGCACGACGACGAGTACACCCCGCACGACGTCGAACTGTCGATCTTCGTGCCCGTCGCACCCGGCACCCTGGCCGTGCCCCCGCTCGAGGTGCTCGAGCTGCCGAGCCGTGACTGCCTCGTCGCGCGGGTGCTGGGCTCGTACGACCAGATCACCGAGGCGCACCGTCGCATCGACGAGCGGGTCGCCGCGGAGCACCTGACCTTCGCCACGGGGGAAGCGGTCGAGCGCAAGGCCTTCAACCTCTACCTGAGGACCCCCGACCAGGTGGGCGAGCAGGACCTCGTCACCGAGGTCTGCGAGCCTCTCGCCTGA
- a CDS encoding cryptochrome/photolyase family protein, which translates to MTTIHWFRRDLRLADNPALNSAWEQAQADGSQVVGLFVLDDRLWGPSGSPRRDYLLASLRALDESMGGRLVVRRGAPTEVLPAVAREVGARTVHVAESFEPFGRARDEEVETALAEDDVELRRTGSAYAVSPGRVLTRTGTPYRVFTPFRTAWLDHGWCGPAQDPGEVDWAELPSEDLPEADGEPLRPAGEEAALERWHEFLEDVAGYDDDRNRPDLDLTSRLSVPLKWGEIHPRTLLADLKNLRDEGAASFRSELAWREFHADVLFHSPEAATLSIREVMPDDAWTPRSQADRWFEAWTEGRTGYPMVDAGMRQLLAEGWMHGRVRMLVGSFLVKDLHIPWQRGARHFMQHLLDADRSQNQLNWQWVAGTGLDASPYFRIFNPVTQGLKFDPDGEYVRRWVPELRGIPGKAVHEPWKLPTPPEDYPDQLVDHGRERKESLDAYARFKDG; encoded by the coding sequence ATGACCACGATCCACTGGTTCCGACGCGACCTCCGGCTGGCCGACAACCCTGCGCTCAACAGCGCGTGGGAGCAGGCCCAGGCCGACGGCTCGCAGGTCGTCGGCCTGTTCGTCCTCGACGACCGCCTCTGGGGACCGTCCGGGTCGCCCCGACGCGACTACCTGCTCGCCAGCCTGCGCGCCCTCGACGAGAGCATGGGCGGCAGGCTCGTGGTCCGCCGCGGTGCCCCGACCGAGGTCCTGCCCGCCGTGGCCCGCGAGGTCGGGGCGCGCACCGTGCACGTCGCCGAGTCCTTCGAGCCCTTCGGCCGTGCTCGCGACGAGGAGGTCGAGACGGCGCTCGCCGAGGACGACGTCGAGCTGCGCCGCACCGGGTCCGCCTACGCCGTCTCCCCCGGACGCGTCCTCACCCGCACCGGCACGCCCTACCGGGTGTTCACCCCGTTCCGCACCGCGTGGCTCGACCACGGGTGGTGCGGCCCCGCGCAGGACCCGGGCGAGGTCGACTGGGCAGAGCTGCCGTCGGAGGACCTCCCGGAGGCCGACGGCGAGCCGCTGCGCCCTGCGGGCGAGGAGGCGGCCCTCGAACGCTGGCACGAGTTCCTCGAGGACGTCGCCGGCTACGACGACGACCGCAACCGACCCGACCTCGACCTCACCTCCCGGCTGTCCGTCCCGCTCAAGTGGGGCGAGATCCACCCCCGCACCCTGCTCGCCGACCTCAAGAACCTCCGGGACGAGGGAGCCGCGAGCTTCCGCTCCGAGCTCGCGTGGCGCGAGTTCCACGCCGACGTCCTGTTCCACTCCCCCGAGGCCGCGACGCTCTCGATCCGCGAGGTCATGCCCGACGACGCGTGGACGCCGCGCTCGCAGGCCGACCGCTGGTTCGAGGCGTGGACGGAGGGCCGCACCGGGTACCCGATGGTCGACGCCGGCATGCGCCAGCTGCTCGCCGAGGGGTGGATGCACGGCCGGGTCCGCATGCTCGTGGGGTCGTTCCTCGTCAAGGACCTCCACATCCCGTGGCAGCGCGGCGCTCGGCACTTCATGCAGCACCTGCTCGACGCCGACCGCTCCCAGAACCAGCTCAACTGGCAGTGGGTCGCCGGGACGGGGCTGGACGCCTCCCCGTACTTCCGCATCTTCAACCCCGTGACGCAGGGCCTGAAGTTCGACCCGGACGGCGAGTACGTCCGCCGGTGGGTCCCCGAGCTGCGCGGGATCCCGGGCAAGGCGGTCCACGAACCCTGGAAGCTGCCGACGCCGCCCGAGGACTACCCCGACCAGCTGGTCGACCACGGGCGCGAGCGCAAGGAGTCCCTCGACGCCTACGCGCGCTTCAAGGACGGCTGA